caatcctaagcctagcacaagatcgtgtagttcgtttgctaagagcttttctaatgtcaagtatcatttccttagaccatgagattgtgcaactcccggataccataggaatgctttggctgtaccaaacgtcgcaacgtaactgggtggctataaaggtgcactacaggtatctccgaaagtgtctgttgggttggcacgaatcgagactgggatttgtcactctgtgtaaacggagaggtatctctgggcccactcggtaggacatcatcattatgtgcacaatgtgaccaaggagttgatcacgggatgatgtgttacggaacgagtaaagagacttgccggtaacgagattgaacaaggtatcgggataccgacgatcgaatctcgggcaagtaacataccgatagacaaagggaattgtatacgggattgattgaatccccgacatcgtggttcatccgatgagatcatcgtggaacatgtgggagccaacatgggtatccagatcccgctgttggttattggccggagaacgtctcggccatgtctgcatggttcccgaacccgtagggtctacacacttaaggttcgatgacgctagggttatagggaatagatgcaagctttacttttaatctttatcataaaaataccaaaaatattatcttatcatctctatcagatctcacttttgcaagtggccgtgaagggattggcaacccctttatcgcgttggttgcaaggttcttatttgtttgtgtaggtacgagggacttgcgtgtggcctcctactggattgataccttggttctcaaaaactgagggaaatacttatgctactttgctgcatcaccctttcctcttcaagggaaaaccaacgcatgctcaagaggtagcaagaaggatttctggcgccgttgccggggaggtgtacaccaagtcaagtcaagatttgatctcccgacaACGAGCGATTTCTGGgtccgttgccggggagtctacgcacaagtcaagacatacgaagtacccatcacaaacttttattcctcgcattacattatttgtcatttgcctctcgctttcctctcccccacttcacccttgccgatttattcgccctctctttccgttcgcctctttgtcgcttgcttcttgtgtgtttgttctCTGTGCTGCCGTCATGTCTGAAACTGGGGTGGTTATCGTTGATAAGGATAATAATATGGAAAACTTTGATGTTTTTGATGATCCTCTTGAAGATCCTACTATTTTGCACACTAAAAAGTTTCGGATTGGTAgcggtaatattattgggaaaggagttattcaagatttctttacttgtgccggtgccctgccctctatgggtgggtctattcttcatagaactagtagtcttgcggatgctatatccttgctcgtagtcgaacttgaaagacaatttatccatatgcatccttgcatacaaaggatttttctagagttttccaatatcgagcattcttctgttaagcgagcggctactatctttttggcacatgagttcagatttataatgaaagaggccaatgaaatttttgcgcattatagggtggacgctggtcgtcctcccatagaagatatcctttttaatcaagaagacttaatgcgtttacgatctttagatcatgttgcttacaatgaaaaccttagaaagaaggttcctaccgatgttctagttgatagaatttctgaactcaaTGATGAATTTGCTATTCAGAACAAcgggttaggtttttctcttgaacaaaggctcatgacttatttccaaaagaatgcttataatgatgatttggttgtgcaatataaggggccaaaggaggaacccatacctcccgagcttgatcttggggacttttgtcccactaaatttagcccttttgattacttttgcttgccacaaagaaaacttgctgctgaacgtagggaatatgagatgagttttcgtgatttaccttaccattattatggcaatacctagatctacccttgcctttatgcctagctagggtcgttaaacgatagcgcttgttgggaggcaacccaattttatttttgtttcttgctttttggttctgtttagtaatacatctttgatctagcctctggttagatgtgttttcatgttttaattagtgtttgtgccaagtagaacctttgggtaGACTttggtgaagtctttttgatcttgctgtaaaaaacagaaactttagcgctcacgagattagctacaactttttactgaagagtgctatttagtttattcttttttcagatgattaatagataaattcctcacgtccagcaatttatttcagaatttttggagttccataagtatacgtttgatacagattactacagactgttctgtttttgatagattctgtttttcgtgtgttgtttgcttattttgatgaatctatggctagtatcggaggttatgaaccatagagaagttgaaatacagtaggtttaataccaatataaataaagaatgagtttattacagtaccttaaggtggtggtttgttttctttcgctaacggagctcatgagattttctgttaagttttgttttgtgaagttttcaagttttgggtaaagattagatggattatagaacaaggagtggcaagagcctaagcttgggtatgtgtaacgcccacgatgcggctatatctcccacgtgtcgaggcacgacttagaggcataaccgcattgtggttttgtcgcaagaagggtcatcttcacccaatcccatgtaatgaacaagaatggggtaaagaattggcttacaatcgcctcttcacacaatacataataaaatcatacatcattcaagataacacataggtccgactacggaaccaaaataaaagaagacaacccaactgctagtccctgatcgtcccaactgggcaccactactgatcaaaatgaaaagaaacaacacaacgaacaagatcttcatcgagctcccacttgagctcagttgcgtcccctgcactggtatcatcggcacctgcaactgttttggaagtatctgtgagtcacgaggactcagcaatctcacacccgcgagatcaaaactatttaagcttatagtaaaggatggtgtaatgaggtggagctgcagcaggcactaagcatatatggtggctaacctacgcaaacaagagcgagaagagaagcaaaggaacggtcgtgaaactagcaatgatcaagaagtgatcctgaactcctacttacgtcaaacataacccagaaaccgtgttcacttcccagactccgccgagaagagaccatcacggctacacacgcggttgttgcgttttaattaaggtcaagtgtcaagttctctataaccggatattaacaaattcccatctgccacataaccgcgggcacggctttcgaaagataataccctgcaggggtgtcccaacttagcccattataagctctcacggtcaacgaaggataaaccttctcccgggaagacccgatcagtctcggaatcctggtttacaagacctttcgacaatggtaaaacaagaccagcaaagccgcccgatgtgccgacaaatcctaataggagctgcacatatctcgttctcagggcaacaccggatgagacatcctacgagtaaaaccagacctcgagtttccacgagggggccccgcagtctactcagttcagaccaacactcgaaggagcactggcccgggggggttaaaataagatgacccttgagtctgcagaacccaagggaaaaggggataggtggtagcaaatggtaaaaccaaggttgggccttgctggaggagttttattcaaagcaaactgtcaagggggtcccataaatcacccaaccgcgtaaggaacgcaaaatcaaggaacataacaccggtatgacggaaactagggcggcaagagtggaacaaaacaccaggcataaggccgagccttccaccctttaccaagtatatagatgcattaattaaaagataagagatattgtgatatcccaacataaacataatccaacatggagcaatcttcatcttctcctgcaactagcaacgctataagaggggctgaacaaaagcggtaacatagccaaacaatggtttgctaggaagggtgacaacggttagaggttcatggcaatttgggaggcttgataagcaagtggtaggtagcgcgacatagcaatagagcgaacaactagcaagcaaagatagaagtgatttcgagggtatggtcatcttgcctgagatcccgcaaggaagaagaacgagtccatgaagaagacaaacagacggagtcgaacgaaacctcacaactccggaaagaaaccgaagccaacgagagaagcaacccggaaagaaacaaacaacatagtaagcaaccaccacatacacatggcatgatgcacaaacaagtatgatgcatgtccggtttaatgaggcatggcatggccaagtgcaacaaacaacaatacaaattaagtggagctcagtatgcaacgagttgcatattgacgataCCTGAGGCCTTGATTCTTGAAAATACTATCTCAATGGCGGCATTGACTTGGATTTTGTTGATGGACATGCGTATTTTTCACACAGGCTGAAAGAATTTACACGAAGCCTTGTGGCCTATTGTGGAGCTATGGTGTTTTCAGAGCACAagtatatataggaagaaaaaaAATCTTGTGTTGCGCCGTGTGGCTTTTGTTTCGCCCAACATTGGGTGCATCCTAAGTGGGGTTGGAAACTGACAATGCTCGTGACTGAAACACAACAGGCTCTGTGGTGTCAACGTTTTTTTTCAGAAAAGGAAGCCTTTTATTTTTTGAGAAAATTCAGAAAAGGAAGCTGGAAATGCACTTCGAGCTTGTTTCTTGTGGCCTTTTCCTGTAAAAATTTACTTCGAGTTTTTTCTTTGAGCAGCTTCGAGCTTTGGCTAGGCTAGGCTGGGCTATTTCCCAGCACATTTTTCTCTGAGCTTCGAGCCGGGCTGTTTCCGAGCACATCATAAATGGCCCATTCGAACATGAGCGATAAGTCGGCCCTGGCCCAACAACACACGTCACAGAGGAGACCCACCGCCCGGGCCCATCTGTCTCTCTAGAAGCAGCGGCAAGCTTCCACCTGCTTCTCCTCTCTTCTCCCGTCGGTCCGTCCTGCCTGCTCTTTATCGGTCCACCGATCATCAccagcagaagagagagagagagagagagagagaggaggagcacGACGATGAGGGGGTGGAGAGAGGAGGTGGTGGCGCTGTCGCTGGAGGCGCACGGCCCCGGCGACGACCGGCCGGAGAAGCCGCGCCGCTACGGGGTCACGGAGATGAGGAGCCCCTGCTACTCCTTCCGCCCCGCCCACCACGCGCTCCAGGTACGTCCGCCCGCCCACTGCGCTCACCCCCCATCTCATACCAGCGCCACACGCATTTCTCCGTCGCCGCTGCGGGGGTCGCGATGCGCGAGTTTGAGTCCCGCGTAGCTCGATTCCGCCGAGCTCTGTGTGCTTGCGTCTCGTTCGGAATCGGCAGTTTGCTGCTACCAAATTCAGATCGAAGCCCCGTTTGTGAAGAAGTTGGTGTGTAGAATTAGCTGAGGCATGTGGAGAAGTTGGAGTGTATGACGGTCACGGGTTCGATTTACACATCATTTTTATTGGTTTCAGTCTGTTCAAATTGGTTGGACGACCGTTGTTGCTGATTGGTACTTTGGTAAAGAGTATATATGTTACAACTGATATTTGCCAGCGTCTAGATCTATTAGCTACGGGTGTGATTGGCATGTAAGGGAGCCACTATGAAGATGGACAAGACAAATTCTACCTGCAGTCTGCAGAGGGGATGTGGATATGTGATGGTGAAATGAGGAAATGTGGTTGTAGCATTTTGTGGACAATTTTTCCCTTATGTCTCCATCAAGACCTCTTTGCAGGTTCAGTTTCCTTCAGAGTTCAGACTCCACCTTGTGTCCTTTTCAAGGAAAGCAATGTTGCACACATTCTTAGAATGAAAGATGAACCATACTGAATAAGAAGAGACTCTGAAGATGCATAGATAATTATGACAGCAAAGACACATAGCTCCCTTCTGATTTCCCACAGTCCCACTTACTGAACCCTATGTTGCTTAATAATAATGCTGCTTCTTTTTCACTATCTAGACATTTCTGATAGCAGATTCTCAAGCCAGCCGTATTTTATTTCAGGAAATATTGGATAACATCGGCCCTTTTGTTGACGGTCTGAAGTTTTCCGGCGGATCTCATAGTTTGATGGGGAAGGAACTGATCAGAGAGATCACTAATTTGGCGCACAAGCATGACATGTATGTGAGCACTGGTGACTGGGCAGAGCATCTCCTGCGCCAGGGACCCTCTTCGTTCAAGCAATATGTAGAGGTATGTAGATATCTTATTGCTGTCCTGGTTGTATGTCATATGCGCACAAACGTGCCTGAAGCCTGTACGTGGCATAAAATGTATTGTTGCAGGAATGCAAGGAGTTGGGATTCGACACCATTGAGCTCAACGCCGGATCTCTCAAGCTCCCTGAAGAGGCTATCCTGAGACTAGTCCGCCTCATAAAGAACACTGGCTTGCGAGCCAAGCCCCTGTTTTCAGTCAAGTTCGACAGCTCTGATATCCCTGCAGCTGGTGATAGGGCGTTTGGGGCTTACATAGCTCCAGTGAAGCAGAGCTCAGGTAAGCACTACCTTTCCACTGTACTCATATATATGCAGTGCTATTTCTCCAGTTGTATAAGTCATAACTTGGTCATTCTCAATCGTCGGTGTCTTATTCTCTGTTCTTGAAAAAATACTGTCGGTGTCATGTTCCTCTCTGAGACTGCGAACATTACTTCTTTCCTTTCATAAGATGACTACATTGCACTCCCTTATTTACGCACATGCCTGCATTTTGTGTTGTTCGTTTGCAGAAAGAGTCGAAGACATTGACCTGCTTATCAGGAGGGCCGAGAGATGCCTGGAGGCAGGTGCGGATATGATCATGATCGATGCCGACGACGTGTGCCAGCGCGCGGACTCGCTCAGGGCGGACATCATCGCGAAGATCGTCGGCCGGCTCGGGCTCGAGAGAACCATGTTCGAGACGTCCGGTGCCAACACCTCTGAGTGGTTCGTCAAACGATACGGCCCACGGGTACGGCGCTTCCCTAATCGATCACTCCCTGAAACTGCAACTGCAGAATGTTTGCATGCTGTATTTTTTCTTTTCATGGTCTGATCCATGGAGAACTGATTCGCCGGCGCAGGTGAACCTCTTCGTCGACCACTCCGAGGTGATGAACCTGGAGCGCCTCCGGGGCTTGGACGTGCGCAGGAGCGTCCGGCCCCTGCTCCCTTCGCCGTTCTTCCTGATGTGATGACGGCCTTCCTGAGGTCTGATATGAGCTTCAGCTGAGACCTAAGGGAAGTGTTGATGGAGTTGAGTTCCTACTGGCTACTGATGTGAGTTGTGTGAACTGTACCGAGGACCTAAGCACTTGTGAGTTGTGTAGCCGAGGCAGCGTGTTGGTAGCAACTAGCAATAAGGCGAGAACTTGTGTGTGGGAGTAAATTGTACTGGGAGCAACTAGTACAACTTGTTTCGTGTATGTGTGAATGTGAAGATCCATGTAGAGCAATGTTGCCCGTTGTGAGATGAACACAAAGAGAACGTGTGCCCGGGCTCCTGAAGACACGGAAAGGAATACGTGCCTTGAGGTCATGCATCGTGCTGCTTGACGATGCCACGCCACTGCGCTGAATTAGAACAACTCTAATGGGGCGACCCAAACGAGGACGTCCGCTTTGGCGCGCTTTTTGTTCATTTGGGTCGACCAGACAGACGTGAAACGCTTTTTGTTCATTTGGGTCGACCAGACAGACGTGAAGCGCTTTTTGTTCATTTGGGTCGACCAGACAGACGTGTGTGTCCGCATTTTAAAATGTTTTAAAATGGGTCGGCTTGACCGCCTAACGGGGAGGCCGATCCAAATGTGCCGACACGGAAAAAACAAGTTGCACGAAATAAACATAAAATAAACAAAAAACAAGTTGCATGAAATAAACATAAAATAAACATAATTAAACATAAAGTAGCCGGTCAAACGTCGGCCAAAGTCCACCTAAATCTAATAAACATTAAATAAAACATTAAAAAAGTCTGCGCCCGCCTGCTGCCGCCCCGCACGCTGCCCTAGACGTCGTCGGCCTTGCCCTTGCCCTCGACGCCACCGTCGTCGGTGAGGTCGATGAAGACCGGAGCAGGGCCAGCCCACCCGAACGCCGCCTGGTACGCTGCCAGGGTAGCCTCCTCCGATGTCTGCTGGGGCGGCGGCATTGCGGCAAGCcgcgcgcgctcctcctcctcctcctcgagccgGAGCGCCTTCGCGTCGCGTTGGAGCATGGCCTCGTAGCGCATCTGCTCCTCGCCGTCGGCCTGCTCCTGACGGAGCCGCCAATGCTCCTTCCATCGCTCGAGGTgggtcgcctcctcctccggcgtcgCGGCGAAGTGGACGGGAGGCGCGCTCACCCACTCGCGGTACTGGCCCGTCCATGAGTAGGCCTCCTCTGGCCAAGTGGGTGGAGGCGGGGAGCGCTTACGCgacggctccggctccggcttgGGCTGTACGGGCGGTGACGGTGGAGGCGGCGGCACGAAGAGCGGGGTGTGGACGGAGTCCCCCGCCGCCGACAGGGCAAGGGCTTGCTCCAGCCCATCCCAGTGCGCGTCCTCCTCGATGCGGCTAGCCTCCAGCGCGTGCTGCAGGGCCTCCTCGAGGGCGGCTTGGTACTCCGCCTTCGCCTCCATGTCCTCCGGCTCTACCTCCGGGGGCGGCGGTGGGAACGGCGGCGGGACGGTCTCGACACCCGAGCGCCGTTGCTCCTCGTGTTCGAGGgcgaaccaagcctcccagttagGAGAGTCGGCGGCTTACTCGGGCAGCCGACGCTGCTCCGACGTGAGCAGCGCGCGGCGCCGGCGCACCACGTCGTCGTGCCCCGCTGGGTCCGCGGAACCACCGGCACCGGGATCCGGTTTGGATCCAAATGCCAACGGTGCGGCAGCGTCACGTCGGGGTAGGGGAGGGCTGCCTGTACTCCCAGTGCCACCGCGCTTGGTGCACCGGGATGTGCAGGCGCCGGCGTTCAGGGCGGAAACGCGCCGgcggtggagggggagggggagcacGGGATGACGAGGCGCCGGGGGTGCCCTTGCCCTTGCCATTGCTGCTGCCGAAGAGGCCCATGGCGTGCGCTAGGGTTTGCGGTCGCCGGCGAGGAAGCAAAGGGAGTGGTGGGGGGCCACATGTGGACGGGAGAAGTGGATGAGGCCGACCCCGACGCACGCGTGGTTAAAAAAGGACGCGCGCACTGGCTGACGCGTGGGCCTGCTGTCGATGGTCGTCATAAATAAGACGACCAGTGGCGGTTGGGTGGCCGCTAGGTGGGGACGCGGCGGATGGCGAGGAGACGCGCGGCGCGTCCACGCCGACGCATTCCAGGCGCAATTTTGGGCCGGAAATGGATCGGCGCGGACGCCAGGCGGACACGATTTGAGTTTGGGTCGGTGCGTTGGGCCGCCACTTTTGTCTGCGCCGACCCAAACAGACGCGGGCGGACGAAATGGGTTGCTCCATTGTAGTTGCTCTCACCGAGACATTTTTTTCCTATAAAGGATGCTTTATATTACTTGAAAGATGTAAGTCCGGCCTCTGCATGGCTGAGATGCACATAGCCACATCCAAGTCCAAGTTTCAAACCATCACGCAAATCCAATATACAGAACATCAAAGGGCATTTTTATCATTTCAGCATATTTATGCACCAGCCGCAGCTGCTACAACGCAATTACCAAATGACCTCATCGCAGCTCCAACCTTTCATCCGcagttagagcatctccaacagccgcgccaAAAGGCGCGCGCGGGGGTAAACCGAGTTTTTAGCGCGCGCAGGACGTTTCGGCGCGCTCCAGCGGTGGCGGGGAAGTCGCGCGCGCGGGAACCTTTGTGCGCGCGCGAAAAGGCGGCAGGTCGCGCGCTATTTTTGGCGCACCGCTTCTGGCGCGCCTATAAAATGCGGCGCTCGCCACGCGCCTATTCCACAcacttctcttcctcttccgctgcCACGCGCGCCTCCACCGCTTCCTCGGTTGCTTCCGCTGCCACGCGCGCCTCCACTGCTTCCTCGGTTGCTTCCGCTGCCACGCGCGCCACCGCTCCAGCGCCCCGCCACCGacgcgccaccatgccgtcgcGCCGCCGAGGAGCGTCGGGCTACCGCGGCGTCCGCCAGCGCCCAACGGCGGGTTCTACGCCGAGATACGGTTCGGCCAACTCCGGCTTGGCCTCGACACCTTCGAGACGGCGCACgagtgaaaggatcgatatagttgactagaggggggtgaataggcaactaacaatttttagcttttctttaccaatttaaactttgcatcaaagtaggttgtctagatatgcaactaggtgagcaacctatatgatgcaacaacaataagcacacacgcaagcaagagataaagcacaaataagcttgcacaagtaaaggcacgagataaccaagagtggagccggtgaagacgaggatgtgttaccgaagttccttccctttgagaggaagtacgtctctgttggagcggtgtggaggcacaatgctccccaagaagccactagggccaccgtattctcctcacgccctcatacaatgcgagatgccgtgattccactattggtgcccttggaggtggcgaccgaacctttacaaacaaggttggggcaatctccacaacttaattggaggctcccaacgataccatgaagcttcaccacaatggactatggctcagcggtgacctcaaccgtctagggtgctcaaacacccaagagtaacaagatccacaagggattagtggggggattcaaatttctcttggtgaaagtgtagatcggggtcttctcaaccaatccctagagaatcaacaagtttgattggctagggaaggagatcgggtgaaaatggagcttggagatGGAAGAGAtggtcaactagaggaggaagacaccccttatatagtggaagaacaaatccaaccgttatccaccaactcagcctgcgcaacgcggtactaccgtacctgaggcgcggtactaccgcaggggcacgcggtactaccgcagggccccgcggtactaccgcccacgcagcagagaccagaacagccTAAAGTGCACTAaagcagagggcggtagtactgctggcgcggtactaccgctcccccttgcggtactaccgcaaggcaggggctgtccagagatgggaaggcacggatataaaaaattacatccgtggctacttccgcagagttggagtcgatgcaaaaacctgacgcggtagtaccgtaagccagcagcggtactaccgcgcgaggcgcggatgtaaaaaatttcATCCGCCCTTTACTGTCGCGTACTTGCGGAACTAAGTCAgataccacggtactaccgcttaatagaagcggtactaccgtgggcccttgcggtactaccgcaccagcgggcggtactaccgcaaggtcctgcggtactaccgctctaaggagcagtactaccgcacgccctagttcagcaagcaagagcaatatttgcatagacaaggaaaacataggatactccaaaggctagagggaaggaggtgcaaaggaagatgtgtacgtgataaatccacccaacctttccaacgcggaccccctcttaatagtacggcttccctacgactcaataacaccgaaaagaaacgaagagaaacgccgtcttccatagccttcgaggggaaccaaatcatcttgtgcctagtcaatatatctgaaatactcgatgcacatgattagtccgcaaaagcattgtcatcaatcaccaaaaccaactaagggataaaaatgcccttacaatctccccctttttggtggattgatgacaacacgggatttgcgcgagggtataacgcaaagagcaagggcaaaccccaagtctctaaaatatagacgggctccccctagatgtgtgctatctcgatgagtgctttggactgcacggcacacatactagggTCAACACTcgccctatattttatagacatggcaaatcttgcaataaggctaaagctaagcaagatagacaggagcataatgtaataagcacaagatagaataagctcactacggtacgatagagtgcatatgtcttacaccatatgatagaaggtctcacgagcacaaaccaaagcaaacgaaataaacaaagttcaactgacccaaacacggcacaactcgcaaatcctacactctctccccttttggcatcgagacgccaaaaaggcagagaggacacctacagcaatagtggtggctcaagcggagTAGTCACTTGCACGCTCCCCGTGAGACTCTGCAGCTGggacggactcctcctcagactcggtCCACCGATAACCCTGCTTGCGCATCCATTCTGCCTCTGGGGTGATGTGCACCTCTGACCCGCTAGATATGTTCTCACCAAAGGTTCTGAAAATCTGCTTGTCGCGGCGGCGAGTCTCCTTGGAAGCCACATGGGTATGGTACTTCCCCTTTGCCTGCATACAGAACAAAACCTTAATCTTGTTCTTCAGTCGCTTAGCCCAAGAAGGCTCAGAGGTGGGAGGGATGTAACCCTCAGAGCTGTCCTCGTccgctgcctcctcctcatcttcaTTTTCATCCACGTCCATGGCAGCCGCAGTATTAGCACGAGAGGTAGTGTTGGCCCACTGAGGCTTGATACGGAGGTTGATGGGCTCATGCCGGATCCAACCAGGGGCCTCAAACTCATCCTGAGGGTAGGTCCACTCCCAAGTAGCCGAGATCAACTGAAACagataaggtccatagatggggaccttgcggttgtagatCGCAAACCGAAGCTCatgccacatgatatgtgagacatcaagtggtagtgtctgagagttgcgagcatcttcacacaggagcatcatatccacaagataggcatgcaccttgtccttgtccccaATGCGTGGGAAGAGAGTGTTGTGGAAGATCCGATGCATGATGTCAAGAAAGGAGTTGAGTACCCAAGATGACTTGCAATTGGAGAGCCTCTTCTCCACATAGAAGGGCAtaagcttgttcttgttggcagactcgggattcgcatgagggcgaacaccttggagtgtggcgagcccctcatccggaaccccaagcaaagtcatgaattccttccaagtagcagtcagctgccgaccattggtcatccaagtcatggtcctttcctcattgggatgaaaatgcactgaggcaaagaactgagcaaggatctcaggatcatagtctttgtggaatgagatgatatgctcaatgccaaattgctccactaggtctaaagcctcaccaaagtattcccggtgcgcctcttttcgcatgtgatgcatgttaatccacttcacctccacat
This sequence is a window from Aegilops tauschii subsp. strangulata cultivar AL8/78 chromosome 7, Aet v6.0, whole genome shotgun sequence. Protein-coding genes within it:
- the LOC109742746 gene encoding protein HEAT-STRESS-ASSOCIATED 32, which produces MRGWREEVVALSLEAHGPGDDRPEKPRRYGVTEMRSPCYSFRPAHHALQEILDNIGPFVDGLKFSGGSHSLMGKELIREITNLAHKHDMYVSTGDWAEHLLRQGPSSFKQYVEECKELGFDTIELNAGSLKLPEEAILRLVRLIKNTGLRAKPLFSVKFDSSDIPAAGDRAFGAYIAPVKQSSERVEDIDLLIRRAERCLEAGADMIMIDADDVCQRADSLRADIIAKIVGRLGLERTMFETSGANTSEWFVKRYGPRVNLFVDHSEVMNLERLRGLDVRRSVRPLLPSPFFLM